In the Brettanomyces nanus chromosome 1, complete sequence genome, TCTTTGGAGGGGCAATAAGCAAGGTGCTGATACCTGTATACTGAGCATATGAAACCTCATTTATAATGACCTGCAGCGAAAACTCATTGATTAACCTGCTTTCGTTATCCAATTCAACccaagaggaaagaaggCCGATAGTATTGACAATATGTGGTCCCGTAATGATATTGATCTCGTTTAATTTAGGATGAGGCACCATCAGTGAGTTAAGGTCGTAGtcattgtcatcatcatcgagTTCACTCTTTTGCTCATTCTCCTCGCTATTTTGATTGTGGTTGACAGCTTCAGCGCTTTCATTTACTGGTGCGTCGACTTCGGAATCATGCATGACCAGATCAATTTTATCATCTGAACGGCCCAAGGAATCACTCGCCTGACTTCCCAACAATTTGCCGACATCGGAAATTGTGGATAAGGTGAAGTCAGAGGACGAAGGAACCGAACCATTGAATCGCTGCCTGAATTCAAGGAAATAGGCCTTGCAATTCTCTTTGTACCTTGCATTAGTAACGGGTAAAAGAACACAATCATATCCCAACGAGTTTAAGCTTTCAACAAGAGTACGGTCAGATTTCACTAACGCAGAAGTCAGAGGTAGAGGTTTAATGCCTATTTTCACGTTAGGAGTAATTATCGAGGAAAAGGAATCAAATTCAGATGATTCTGAGTCGACAATAGAGTTTGAAGTTTGAGCATTCGAAGAGACTCGCCCTGCTGTAGAGAGGTTTGATTGTTGACGTTGCatttgctgctgttgctgttgcttTCTAATTATTTTGGTAGCCGCACACAATGGAGGACTTCCTTCATTAGTTAAATGAAAAGGGGATAGTAGAAAAGCAGTTGAAGATTTTCAAAAAATACGGTGCAGATGAGATGGAGGAAGCACTGGATACACTattcagaagaaaatttgatgagattaaTATGAATCAAAAATAGTCTGCAAAGGGAAAATTTAAGACCAACGCTGAATAAGGAAAGGAAACTGTTCTTTGATCTACCTAAATAGCTGCGAGTGAAAAAATAACGATCAGAGCGAAGGTAGACGCCAAGAGGTAGTATTagatgaagagaatccagaaagaagaagcaaattACAAGAGGAAAGTCATTAAACTAAATAGTGGATAGGTGGGCAAAGTACATAATCACACACGGATTCGAAAGGGGACCTCCCATTTACTCCTTTGAAACAGTACCACATCAAGAATACGATTGTAATAGCagtaagaaaaaaaaaaaattttctcCCATAATTCGAAGAATTGAGATGTGTGGAACTATCAGCGCGCATAGTACTAAATGCATGGAAGAATTCAACGCGTCATTCGCTGAGGGGTGGCCGAATTAGTACCGAAGGTTGGAGAAACCGAGATTGCCAAGCGTTCAGAAAACGTCTTTATTAAGAAACAACTGTACAGGATCAGAAACACTTTTGGATGGCTATCAATTAGCGAACACCATCTTTCAGAAATGATAAGCCAGTCGCCTTGACGCCTTTTTTGTAGGATCGTCTACAATAGATACTCAAATTTCGGAAAGTGCGACTTAGAGGGGGTTATGACACCATATTTGATACTATCCAAAGGGGTGGAAAACTAAGATATTTGTATATCCCTCCCAAACTCTTGGGGAACTGGAGATCATATACTTCTATAGAGAGCAACGCTTTGAATACACCATTTTTTGTGTTTGTAGTTTGCTAGTTCAAAAAAATAACCTTGACAAACCATTATTTTTAAGTATTTATCAAAAATTTCAATACGATTTGAATAAATGGAAATTTCATTCAATTTTCCTGGAcatctttctcaaaatgATTGACACTACATTGTACTAGTAGTTATCCTCATAAAAAAATGAATTCAAGTTCTCGAAATAACATAATTTTAGGCtatttcaagatcttgCAGAGTGTTCCACTATCTGGCTCTTCAATTATATATTCATCAGTCCCATAATCCTTTTATACTCCTTTCGGATCGATGATTTTTCCTTTTAGATTTCTGAATTTCGCTGCCTGCCAAAAAAAATCGCAGATCGATTCGATCGACCACCAAATCTCAATTCAAACTTTTTCTGCCTTGGTGACTCgttctttttgatttgaACCACTTTCAGCTAGATATACCCAAAAATGTCACAATCCTTTCCAGATCCAAACCAACAGAGACCCAGACCCTTCACGCCTCAAGAAAGGGAAAAGATATGGGCTTTCAGAGATAAATATTACTACTCTCCAAGATACTCCGATGATAACTTTGAATATAGACACGTTGTGCTTCCCAGAGAACTTCTGAAGCTGATACCCAGCGATTATTTCACGGAAAAAGGTACATTCAAACTGCTAACTGAAGACGAATGGAGGGGTCAACTGGGAATCACTCAAAGTTTGGGGTGGGTCCATTATGGGTGCCATGCTCCTGAACCACATATTCTCCTATTTagaagatcaaaaaaatgATGTCTCctttcaccttcatcaACACCTCCCCTCATATATCTCGCCACTCCTTCGTCAAGTCATCGCTTCATTGACCTTCTCCGTCTTTTATATAGACTCATCTAGACCTTGCACTCAATGTATAATGCTGTTTAATTTTCTTTGAGTAGCTCTATCAATTATACTTTTGGCTTaggcttcttcttccatccttTCCTTATTTCTGTAATTCAACGCGTCGATATTTTTAGTTTTCTATTCTTTCGCGACTGACGGGGGAAAAAAGCCAAAATAGAAAGACATCTGAAATCTTTACCAGTCTCATGCCCTCCAATTTGAGATCCTTTGTCTATTTGATGATGCAAGGACCACATATACAAAATGGCCGAACAAATAAAACAATTATCTGAAGTGCTTGATGCGCTTCTAAAGCAGAAATCGAGCGGTAAAGAACAGGATTCAAATTCACTTAATGCCTTGCTTGATACTGTTCTCCCCTCATACCTGGGCAGGTCTCTTagccaagaagaagtgcATGTCgttctcaaaatcttccAAGCCTTGAGATTGTTACTCTCTAGAAGTCCTAGCTTGATTATAGAGAACGAAATTTATaaaaaattgttgaaaTACATCAAAGTTTTCTACGATTCTATACAATATCCGAAGGAACTATCCGATTCTGCCAACCTGACTTTGGTTCAAGTAATCTCTGCCGCATTTACCGGAGGCAAACTTAGAAACAACAAGTATTTACTTGCTATTCGAAATGATCTTATAGAAACACTTGAAGTCAACTTGAAGCAATTGTTGCGGAGCATATTGAGTACCTCCAACAACAATGATAATACTTCCAGTAAAGGTGTGATAATGTATGCTAATGAAATTGCTTCGGAGAATGATCGCAAATTTTCCAAGCTCAGTGTTTCTATACGAATTCTTCAGGTGCTTTTGAATCCCACTTTAAGGAATATATTCATGCTTCATTTACAATGTTCTATGCTTCTGGATAACTTTATTAGAAGAACATGGTTTTGCATGAACAACATAGTCATTAATTTGGACTTGAAAAGggaagaaggtgaaggtgtTACTGGAGATTCTGATCTCGGAGTCGCATATCTTTCACAGACTTCCGTGCCTTCTATTGCTTATAAGTTTGATCAACTCTTTGCTGTACTATTGAACTCCACCGTGGGGTatttcaatgatgatgacgattgTCAGATGAACATTTTGGATCTCGCATTATCACAGTGCAAACAGCTACTCAATTGGGCACTTATCGCAAAATTCCCTTCATTGCAGGTGGTACTTGCTGAATCATTGATGAAACTACTTTTAAAGTGCCGTGAACTTGGAACCTGCGTATATTTCTGGAATAAAACTGATCTATGCTTTGATAAGAGAATCTTTATTGTTGGATACATGAATGGGGATCTTCACCAGGACTTGTATATAACCATAAATCTCTTACTTGTGCTAAATGCATCATCAAAAGGCATCACCGCTAGAGAAAGCTCCATGGTTATTGTCGATCGTGCCATCAAGCCTTATGTTAACAGAATGCTTGACTCTATCAGAGAGAGATTGTTAAGGTCATTCGCTTCAGATGATGTTTCGATGAATCTTGATTTTCTGTTGAGGCTCACCGATGGGAAATCCCTTTTATATTTAAATCACTCATATTCACAAATGTCACTCTTGCAGATTGTGAAAGGGGACCCCACTTCTGGATATTCCGCGAGACAGACCTTGGCTAAATGGCTACATTCCTTAGAAAGTCTACTCAACACATCGCCGGATTCAATACTAGGTTCTTCTATTGGCAAGCACTATCTAATAAACTCCCTTGGGAGATTTGCATGCATACTAAATGATGATTTCGATTTCACCAGGAAGTGCTGCGAGCGATGCGACTCTTGCTTGGATGAAAGACATTATAATCCAGACCTTGTCGATGTCAATAGACCTTCTTATAAAGATGATTCCATAATGTATTCCGCTTACAAAATTCTTGAGGATCGATTTATGGTAGAAAAACCATTACTCGACGATGAACAACTGGTATTATCACTTCTTATCAGTCTTGGAAGAATATTTAGAACTTATAGGCCACCGCCCTTATCGAAGGGAACTGTATTGTGGAGTTTTATCCAGAAATGCTTTGTTAGTGTTGTTAGAGAGATCCGAATGATGACAGTTAGGCTTCTTCCACTTATTCTCTACTGTCCCGAAGGAGCACAGTATCATTCGGACCTTGATCACATATTGGGCTTTTTGAGCTCATTTGCTCCTAGCAGATCCACAAGTTATATATTTGAAGGAATCATCGTATCATGGGGAGAACTCCTTTGTATTTCAAAGTTGGACTCCAAGTATTTTGTACTTTTGAACCCATTGATTCAATTTATGGGTGATAATGACGAGTTTAGATCGAACTTAGCTTTGCATGAAATTCGTATAGTGGCTTCAACTAGGCGCGTAACTCCATGGAAGCTTGTTGAACCTTTTATTCCCGTGATAAGCTGCGATTTGTTGACAAAGCAAATTACAAATCCTGGATTGCTTCTCAATTTCTGCGAATGTATTGAGATGAATGTCAGCGCTTTTCTCAATAGAACTCAAGATTACACTATCCCAAGACTTATCCAATACTTTGATAGCGATCCAATTGGATTTATTGCTAAGCAGTTAGAGCAGTCTAAAACAAGATTGGTGTCGGCAAATTTGTGCAAATGCTCTGCACTACTATTAGTTTCTGAAGACGTGATCTCTCCTGCCAAAATAACAAAAATCTTGAGTATTTTTATTCCTAGATACAAAAAAGCGAGCCTCCAATTGATTCTTAGGGAATTGAATGTATTGGAACTGATATGGGAACTTATGTCTCTCTACAACTGCACTCCAGAACTGCTGAAGAGGATCCGCAATGCTATTGTTTGTGTCTGCGTTGCCAGACGTGCATCTGATATCCCTATAAACGGTGAACAAGAAGAGTCTTCACTACTAGATGATCAGATGAAATTGACCGTTTTGGGTCTTGCACAGGATTTCTCCGATATTATTCACAACAACAAGGGAAGCAAACCTTTTATTGAGAAAGTTCAAGCTATCAGGGCCATTTGGTGTCTTACAGAACTATCTCCAAGGTTTGATGCCTGCCTTTCACAGATTATGACTTGCTTACAGCTTGCTTTGGAGTCGTTTGAACTTCAGTACGAAGGATTGGAGTGCTTAAGAGTTATAGTGTCACGTTTGAAGTATTTACAACTCTCTATTATTGTTGATCTTCTGATTTCCTACCTCATTCAAAAGTATACGGATTTCAACATGAAATGCCGCTCCATTGCTAAAGCAATCTTGAAGGACATCTTCCAAAAGGATCCCCGCATAATTAAAGAGCATCCTTCTTACGTATATTCTTTGGCGTCTTCAAATACTGATCTCAGTGAAATTGTCACTTGCAACTTTTGGACACGAAATATCCTTGTCgaattctcaagaagacTCCGCGCTGATAACAAGTGGGTAGTTTCGTTGGTGTTGAGAGATTTACTCACCTTCTTTGATATACGGCAGATTGACGTACAAAAAACATACATCAGTGATGTTGTACTTGTAGGGCCTCTTTCTTCGTTAATCAGTGCCCTTCTGGGAGCATCAAATAGATTTTCTGTCACTTGTACCGACATTCCAAAGAAGTGCTCTCTTGTTCTCTCCATGATCGGTGCATTAGATCCGTCGAAATTTGGCTCATTCTTCCATAGACATACAAAAAATCTTGTCCTCGTAACCAATTTGacgaaagaaagagagatagAAGAGTtctctatttattttctGAACAACATCTTGATGAAGTGTTTCATTGCGTCGAGTGATCCCCAGAAGCAACTTTATTTGGCATACACAATGCAGCAATATCTGAAGATCTTAAAGCTTActgatgagaagatcaaggaaCGGGGAAGCAAGGAGAATATATTTTGGTCGAAGTTAAGTAACCTTTCTCAGACAGTTTTGAAGCCATTACTTGTTTCTCGCTATACTAAGAATATGTCTACCCATAAGTTATTGATGTATCCAACATACAAGGAAACCAAGAAGCATTCCAAATGGTTGACAGACTTCACAGAGGATCTTACATTTAGGGCTGCCACTGCCGAAAGGATGCCTAGAATGGCTCGACAGATATTTGAGAGCTGCACTGTCATTATCAGAGATCAGGATCTCAGTATATGCGAATTCTTACTTCCATATTTGGCGTTGTTATTAGTGGTTTACGGGGAGAATGACACTTATGCCAAcattgaaattgaaataACCACTGTTCTCACtcaagatattgaagatcttgCTAGCGACTTTGCTGTGGagagtttgaaaagttgTTACCGTACTGTTTTTTCCATCATTGACTACTTTAGAGAGTGGATAtctgaaagaaagagagatagAAAACATCTTCGCTCAACGTCAGCCGTCAAGGAGAGGGAAATCGTGGAGCAATTCTTAGCGGATTTACCAACAGAAATTTTGGCCAAGCGTACGGCTCAATGCAACTCTTATGAGCGTGCCATATTCAACTTGGAGCAGAGTTACCaaacagagaagatgagTGAGAACGAGTTTTTCAATACCATCAGACATATGTATGCAGAGCTAAACGATATGGATGCATTACAAGGTGTTCTAAAGAAATTTTCGGCGAACAGTCTCAACGACAAATTGATGCAGTTTCAGTATAGTGAAGATTGGGAAGTAACCCACGAGTCGTTAGCGGCAATTGCAGAAGCTGAATATCCAAATATAGGGGGAACTCTTGTTTCTGCCGATCGAGAGGCACTTCGTAGACAGGATAAGTCAGTTCGTATTACCTCGTTGTTGAAATGCCTAGATGATCATTGTCAGTACGACCAGGTTCTATTGGAGTTGGGGAGATACCAGAGTCTTACTCTTGGTAGCCATTGGATTGACTCTAAGGATATGTTTTTGTGTGGGCTACAGGCCTCAATTTTTACTGGTGAGTTGAACCAACTATGCAAATGGGTTAGATTATCAGAGCAGAGTACTTCAATAACATCTCCTGGATCTGAACTTTCCATTTATTACGAATTTGCTCAAGCACTCATCAGATTGcatgaaaatgatatctCCTGTTGTTTAGATCATGCTGAAAGGGCTTCTTCGTACGTCGGACTCGCATTATCTGTTTCTAAGGAGATATCACATACCAAAATTGCCGACTATATGGTTCTGCT is a window encoding:
- a CDS encoding uncharacterized protein (BUSCO:EOG093400P7), producing the protein MAEQIKQLSEVLDALLKQKSSGKEQDSNSLNALLDTVLPSYLGRSLSQEEVHVVLKIFQALRLLLSRSPSLIIENEIYKKLLKYIKVFYDSIQYPKELSDSANLTLVQVISAAFTGGKLRNNKYLLAIRNDLIETLEVNLKQLLRSILSTSNNNDNTSSKGVIMYANEIASENDRKFSKLSVSIRILQVLLNPTLRNIFMLHLQCSMLLDNFIRRTWFCMNNIVINLDLKREEGEGVTGDSDLGVAYLSQTSVPSIAYKFDQLFAVLLNSTVGYFNDDDDCQMNILDLALSQCKQLLNWALIAKFPSLQVVLAESLMKLLLKCRELGTCVYFWNKTDLCFDKRIFIVGYMNGDLHQDLYITINLLLVLNASSKGITARESSMVIVDRAIKPYVNRMLDSIRERLLRSFASDDVSMNLDFLLRLTDGKSLLYLNHSYSQMSLLQIVKGDPTSGYSARQTLAKWLHSLESLLNTSPDSILGSSIGKHYLINSLGRFACILNDDFDFTRKCCERCDSCLDERHYNPDLVDVNRPSYKDDSIMYSAYKILEDRFMVEKPLLDDEQLVLSLLISLGRIFRTYRPPPLSKGTVLWSFIQKCFVSVVREIRMMTVRLLPLILYCPEGAQYHSDLDHILGFLSSFAPSRSTSYIFEGIIVSWGELLCISKLDSKYFVLLNPLIQFMGDNDEFRSNLALHEIRIVASTRRVTPWKLVEPFIPVISCDLLTKQITNPGLLLNFCECIEMNVSAFLNRTQDYTIPRLIQYFDSDPIGFIAKQLEQSKTRLVSANLCKCSALLLVSEDVISPAKITKILSIFIPRYKKASLQLILRELNVLELIWELMSLYNCTPELLKRIRNAIVCVCVARRASDIPINGEQEESSLLDDQMKLTVLGLAQDFSDIIHNNKGSKPFIEKVQAIRAIWCLTELSPRFDACLSQIMTCLQLALESFELQYEGLECLRVIVSRLKYLQLSIIVDLLISYLIQKYTDFNMKCRSIAKAILKDIFQKDPRIIKEHPSYVYSLASSNTDLSEIVTCNFWTRNILVEFSRRLRADNKWVVSLVLRDLLTFFDIRQIDVQKTYISDVVLVGPLSSLISALLGASNRFSVTCTDIPKKCSLVLSMIGALDPSKFGSFFHRHTKNLVLVTNLTKEREIEEFSIYFLNNILMKCFIASSDPQKQLYLAYTMQQYLKILKLTDEKIKERGSKENIFWSKLSNLSQTVLKPLLVSRYTKNMSTHKLLMYPTYKETKKHSKWLTDFTEDLTFRAATAERMPRMARQIFESCTVIIRDQDLSICEFLLPYLALLLVVYGENDTYANIEIEITTVLTQDIEDLASDFAVESLKSCYRTVFSIIDYFREWISERKRDRKHLRSTSAVKEREIVEQFLADLPTEILAKRTAQCNSYERAIFNLEQSYQTEKMSENEFFNTIRHMYAELNDMDALQGVLKKFSANSLNDKLMQFQYSEDWEVTHESLAAIAEAEYPNIGGTLVSADREALRRQDKSVRITSLLKCLDDHCQYDQVLLELGRYQSLTLGSHWIDSKDMFLCGLQASIFTGELNQLCKWVRLSEQSTSITSPGSELSIYYEFAQALIRLHENDISCCLDHAERASSYVGLALSVSKEISHTKIADYMVLLHCLYDFSLLAKLKSGPSLETSFKLLRYRQGNTMKDFRTRWKIQSLKKAIVKLHPIEEVRQQLSSTLVESSQLLREYGRLDLATKNITHALTLGTDNSFVNFEFAQLLWAQGGHRQALKTLKSVIDSEKIKSPEMALQYTQWLENSANGSSDEIIKGYRSVAQDNKNLEFCGKAQYYLGRYYNKLLDAQEIETPGLKRLEKDFYGDLEFNVIKAYMRSASFSTEYLFEVLPKAVTIWLDYSTKYRDSKLLRSYSSEIIMAKRNDNYSGILKFITMCINDGETYKWYTVLSQLISRMIHGDKDTETLILHIITQMAMKYPQVILYSVYSQVQSDSSERRKRGQKICASLQNARDEVLVNQVQSAFELLEALKGICQARTSKEGKVKLWEDLKFSFRRGSECLSLALPIRANFDRLHSPVLTTKSKSTKHHNIDNFITFSKFEPEVSILSSMQKPRKIYVIGSDNKRYSILCKPNDDLRKDSKLMEFATVMDRLLQTDIESEKRSLSITSYAVVPLNENMGLIEMVDNVRTIRDIMLMYLQWQGNRFDYAKMKTLMGDPALSLSEKLHNYEKLKTYYRPVLQLWFADKFPNPVNWYEARNRYTRSCAVMSIVGYLLGMGDRHGDNILLNEITGQILHVDFDCLFDKGKKLQVPERVPFRLTQNMVAAMGVNGYEGTFRKACEVTMRLIRQNENILMNILETFLYDPILDWKKTSKKRRGVDHNPDSSSKLQPQVALNTIRRKIKGILDPRDLDTGAKDSGGLSVSVNAQVDGVIQQATSDENLAQMYIGWMAFL